ctcggcctcccaaagtgctggaattacaggcgtgagccaccgcgcccgacccctCTAAGAGCCCCCGCCTGGCGTCGCTGTAGGCAAATCCCAAAGAACGTGTCCCTCTTCAGCAGCCGGCTGGGGCGCCACAAGCACTCTCTGTTGTCTTCGCTTTAGTTTGTGTCAAAAGTGACTCAAAGTTACACAACACTGGAGAGCGACCTTTCCATCCAGGCGCCCAGAGGATAAGCCCCTGCCCTCCGGGACCCCTGCCCTCCCGGACCCCACCCCTCTGGGACTCAggccttccctgactcctcccCTCCCGGACTCACCCCTCCCAGATCCCTTCCCTCCGAGACCCTCTTCCCTCCCGGGCCCCCTCCCCTCCGGGAACCTCTCCCCTCCCGGACTCACCCCTCCCAAATCCCTCCCCTCGGAGACCCCCTCCCCTCCCGGGACCCCTCTCCTCCGGGACCCACCCCTCCCTGACCTCTGCCCTCCCCGACCCCTGCGGGACTAGATGTATGCAGCTGAGACCATGTCACGGTTCTCACCCCTGCTCTCCCTTCCCGGACCCCTGCTCTCCTGGACGCCTGGACTGCAGCTCCTGCCCGGGTGCCCGAAGCGCTGAACCATGGTCACTTCGGTGCGTAGCCCTGGTGCCTGCCGCCCAGAGCCGGACCGCACTCCTCGGCTTCCGCCTATCCCCTGGCACAGTCACACGAGTGACAGCTCTGCCCGCCCGGGCTGGCGACGCCGAGGGGTGGGCTTGGCCCGACCTCAGCAGGTCCCCAGCGCGCTTCTGAAACCCGCCTGCGGTCCTTGGCGCCGCCTCTAGGGGCCGCCGCCGCTCCCCTATGACACAGCAACAATAGGGGCCGCTCTGGCCCACGCGCCTCCCGGCCCGCGCTTCCGCCGGAAAAGAGGCGCCGGCGCGGGGGCGGACCGGGGAGGAGCGAGTGCGATGGACGGTCGCCCTTGCCAATCGGTGGCAGATTGGGGCCGGCCTCGAGGCCTCCGGGGCCCAATCGGTGGCGAGAGCGGCAGGCGGGGCGGGCCGAACGCGGGCTTCCGGCGGGGCCCGGCAGGCGCCGAAGAGGAAGAGCCCGGACGGCGCCTCTCGTACGAGTGTGGGCGCGAGGCAGGTGCGGGGGTCGCAGGTCCTGGGGCTGCCAGGGGCGACCGGAGGCGGGGGCAGGGGCTGCTGGTCCGGGGATGGGGCGGGGTCAGCCAGGACGAGAAGGTGGCCGGCGCGGCGGGCGGGGCCTGCGGGGGCCGGGCCGGGTGGGGGCTCTGGGGTTCGGGCGCCGCCCCGGTTCCGCCTGCGGCCCTGAGCGTGGGGCTCGGCGGGAGCTCGGGCGGGTCTACCCCGCGGAGCGGGTCGCCGGGGCGGCGCGTCGAGGCTGGTTCCCCGCGGAGACGGCGTCACGCCTGGGGCCGGCCCCATTAGGCTCGGCGGGGCTGCCCCGGCCCAGCGCCGACTGCGGGCGGTGCGTTCGGCGGGCGCGGGGGAAACGCGGAAAGCAGCCCGGCGTGTCAGTGTGGACGGGGCCTGCGCGGCCTTAGGCAGCTCTAGGCGCCGGCCCCCTGCTCCCAAACACCCCGGGGGGCGGGAGCTTGCCGGACCGCAGGCGACCGTGACCGCCGCGTCTCAGCGTCGTCTCCGCGCTTTCAGGATGACGACCTCAGGCGCGCTCTTCCCAAGCCTGGTGCCAGGCTCTCGGGGCGCCTCCAACAAGTACCTGGTGGAGTTTCGGGCGGGAAAGATGTCCCTGAAGGGGACCACCGTGACCCCGGATAAGCGGAAAGGGCTGGTGTACATTCAGCAGACGGACGACTCGCTTATTCACTTCTGCTGGAAGGACAGGACGTCCGGGAACGTGGAAGACGTGAGTGTCCCAGAGCCGCAACAGCGGGACAGGCGACTTCTCGGATCCTCGGAGTCCTCGCTTTGGAGTTCGCGGTGGGGGCTTGGCCGCATCTGGGGAACGCTCGTGAGGCCGTCATCGGCTGTCGTGCTGATGGCTCGTCCTGGTTTCCGCGATGACAGGGGCGTCTCGGCCACTGTGTGTCTTGAACTTTCCGTGTGAGGTGCCTGGGGTTGGAGGTGTGGCCCTGGAGAGCCTAGAGCTCTCTGCCTGGCCGCTTCACTCAGTCTTCTTTGTTCTTCAAActttaagttgttttttgttaCATTGGAGAGCAGTTCAGAGTTGACCTTTTAACTACTCTAGGAATGTTGTTCCCAACACGTCTCAGAAACCCTGTTGCTATCTGAAAGGCCCATTTCCCTGCTCTCTCCCCCGCGCCTTGCCTTTCATGGGCTGTCTCTGACCCTGGTTTCTCCGCCTGGTGGAGACCCTGCCAGCGAGGGATCTGGCGGCTTAGCTGCCTCTTGTGCACCCCACCCCGTTAGACCTAGGGCCTGGCATGCTCTCctgagactgggcacagtggtgccatctgcACCGCTGACTCTCTGTTCCTGTGGCTTGCCAGGACTTGATCATCTTCCCTGACGACTGTGAGTTCAAGCGGGTGCCGCAGTGCCCCAGCGGGAGGGTCTACGTGCTGAAGTTCAAGGCAGGGTCCAAGCGGCTTTTCTTCTGGATGCAGGTACGGGGCAGCTCTTGGGGTTTTGCCTTTTTGTTGCCCTGTGATTCAGTTAGGAACTTGCTTGCAGTGTGGTGCAACTGGCTGTTACAAACCAGTGGGCACCGGCCACACGGCCTGAGATGCCACCCCAGGACTGTGGTGCATGTTCCCTGGGGCCGAGGTCCTCTCCCAGAGTACAGCGGCTCCAGGCTGGGCTCCGGGTACCCAATTGCGGTGTGGAATTTCCAGCCAGACAGGCATGCTGACCCTGGTTCCAGCGATGCCCAGTGCCCTCTCTGCCCCTTGCTGTGGGTCACTGAGGCCCCCGCAGCAGAGGCAGGGGCTCCTGTGTGGCTCACAGAAACGAAGcattctcctctccctctgcacagccctgccccttccctggCAGTGTGTCCTGGAGGCCAGGGGTATCAGCGCCCAGGGCTTCTCTTACCCACAGCTGCAGAGCGTCCGTTGGGTCCAGAGGCCATTGCTCATTCTGCCATCTGTCAGTGACCATTGAgcttgttgctgttttttgtgCTGTTACAGGCAGTGTTGCAAAGAATTGCCTGGTACACAGATTATTTTTCATAAACCAGTATAATCTGGAGGTGAAAACTGGTGGCGGGCCTGTGGTCAGAAAGCGTGTGCATGCGTTTGCAGTGTGGAGAGAGAATGCCATGCCCTCTGCCAGAGGTGGAGCTgctgtccccacccccaaccttgGCCCTTTCGAGAGCAAGGGTGGCCCTGTCTGAGAGGCCTCTGGGGGGCAGATGGTCCGTGTTGCTGCTCACCTCTGCAGGTACTGTGCACGTGGCCTGGGAAATGAACAGGCATAGCCGAGTTCCaattaaactttatttgcaaaCACAGATGGGGAGCACAGTTTGCCACCTGCTGGTGTAGAACGTGTTTTTCCACGGTTTTGCCAAGAAGTAGTGTCCAACTGTTACCACCCTCTCCCCTTTTTTTCCCGGTTTTCCTGTTGATGACTTTTAAGTCCCTGTCCCCGCTTtgccatgagggcagggactcccAGTGTCCCTGGCGCCCTGCAGCCTCCATAGCTGTTGGAGGTGTGCGTGGGTGCTCTGCTCCCAGCTCTGTGTGCTCGCAGGTTGATGCTTCTGACCCTGGTCTGTGCACGTGTGGGGACACACACGTGTGCTCGATTGTGAGGGCCTGCCGTGGCTCTGGGCTGTGGTGTGCTGAGCGGGCCAGTTCGCTGCCTTCCACTGGTTGAAGGAAGGAGACGGGTGTATAAAGAACCACACCCCAGAGGGCAAGAGGGTGAGAGGACTTGGCTTGGCTTGGCAGCAGCCAAGTGCCTTTGGAGCCCTAGgctccccatctgtgaaatgggtggaGGGGGACAGGGCACACCCAGCATTGCGGCAGACTGGGACAGGGCGCGGAGCATTGTGCTCAGAAGGCACCACTGCCGTCCCCTCACCTGCTGGGCTGAGTCCTGTCTCCTCAGCACTGTGTAGCCAGGTACACGCGCCTGTGCCTCTCAGGTCCCTCCTCACCTGTAAGCCAGCTCAGGATGGCTGTGGTGGCCCTCAGAGTGAGCTGGCACCGGCTCCTGCCCTTACGTGTCCTTTCTCTGCAGGAACCCAAGACAGACCAGGATGAGGAGCACTGCCGGAAAGTCAACGAGTATCTGAACAACCCCCCAATGCCGGGGGCGCTGGGGGCGAGCGGGAGCAGCGGCCACGAGCTCTCTGCACTAGGCGGTAACTGTCAGCTCTGTCACATGAGCTCAGGGTTTCCTGGGAGGCCGGAGTCTACTGTGGATGACTCGCTCCCTCCGCACAGGTTGTTTGGAAGTGGAAATAGAAGATTCTAAGTTAGACACCCTGTTAGCTCCCTGGGTCACTCCCTAGTCCCATCTTCATGGGGTAGGACGGGTCTGTGTCCCACCGTTGCCTCACTTCAAGTGGTGCCGCCTGTAGAGTTCAGAGGCAGCCGAGTGGGGTGCTCAGCAGAGGCCCAGGCAGCACTGTGGGGCCGGAGTGGGGCTGGCCGGGGCGGTGCTGTGGGGCCGGCGTGGATCTGGCTGGGGCAGGCCCCCCTGAGGTGCAGTGTTTTCCAGGTGAGGGCGGCCTGCAGAGCCTGCTGGGGAACATGAGCCACAGTCAGCTCATGCAGCTCATCGGACCAGCCGGCCTCGGAGGACTGGGTAACATGCGCCACCCGGGCTCTCAGGCAGCTTCCGCTGGGAATGCTTTGAGGCCCTGTCTGTTTCCTTTAAACTTTTGCTAGCTGTCTGCGTGGTGTCGGGGAGCCTGTGTGTCCGCAAGCTGGCTCCCCTTTGGGAATGCGCTTGTTTGCCTGTGGCTAGAGCTGGGTGGGCGCAGGCTTCTGGGCCCCTGGTAAGGACCCCGGCTGGGTACTTCCGAGGAGGACGGCGGCTGAGCGGCGGGGCTGGGGGACTGGAGGGAGCTGGGGTTCCTGCCCTGGGTCCCTTGGCCCCATATGGCTGTCTGCCTGCTGCTAGTTGATGGAGTACAGACCCGTGTGCTTGGCCCTTCAGAAATACTTGTCCCTTTGGGTGGGATCTGGACTGAATCTGCTTTTAATCCAAGCACATGAATTGTGTCATGGGATGGAACAGAAGTGACCTTGCTCCCAGAACACAGCTGCACGTGTCtgcccgccccccgccccgcaGCTCCTCCAGGCCTGTGGTCCCCACCGCCCCGCTTCACCCCGCGGCTCCTCCAGGCCTGTGGTCCCCACCGCCCCGCTTCACCCCGCGGCTCCTCCAGGCCTGTGGTCCCCACCGCCCCGCTTCACCCCTTGGCTCCTCCAGGCCTGTGGTCCCCACGCCCGGCCACCGCTGGCTCAGGCCCAGGTCCCCACCGCCCGCTTCACGTGTCAGAACTCATGGGGTGCCTTTGCCCGgctcctccaggcctgtgattTTACCGCCCAACTGCCCAGCGGCTCCCTGGCTTTGATGTTGGGAACTCCTGCTCCTCTGGCCTGGGAAGGGGCAGGCTCTTCCTGATGGGCTGGAGGGCATAAGAGCTCACATTTCCTTGCCCCCGCAGGTGGGCTGGGGGCCCTGACTGGACCCGGCCTGGCCAGCTTACTGGGGAGCAGCGGGCCTCCAGGGAGCAGCTCCTCCTCCAGGTGAGCGCCATGGCTCCAGCCCCGCCATGCGGGCGCCACGGTGTTATGGGAGGGACAGCGGGGAATCCTGGCCTGGCACCTTGGACCCTGTGAGTAGGCCCTGCTGTGTGGGGGCGTGTCCGCTCCAGCGGTGCCCTCTGTCTTCGCAGCTCCCGGAGCCAGTCGGCAGCGGTCACCCCGTCATCCACCACCTCTTCCACCCGTGCCACCCCAGCCCCTTCTGCTCCAGCAGCTGCCTCAGCAACTAGCCCGAGCCCTGCGCCCAGTTCCGGGAACGGAGCCAGCACAGCAGCCAGCCCGACCCAGCCCATCCAGCTGAGCGACCTCCAGAGCATCCTGGCCACGATGAATGTACCTGCTGGGCCAGCGGGTGGCCAGCAAGGTAACGTGTGCTGTCGCCCGGAGCTGGGGGGCATGGAGCCTGCTGTCCCTGGCAAGCTGACCTTCCAAGGCGTCTGCCTCTTGTGCGCGCCTGGGGTGCTGGGGCCATGGGCTGAGCCCCTGCTTGCATACCCTCCATGTGGGCACTTAGGCTGCAATCGAGCTGATGGCCGTGTTCTTGTGTCCCAGTGGACCTGGCCAGTGTGCTGACGCCAGAGATCATGGCTCCCATCCTCGCCAACGCGGACGTCCAGGAGCGCCTGCTTCCCTACTTGCCATCTGGGGAGTCACTGCCGCAGACCGCGGAGGAGATCCAGAACACCCTGACCTCGCCCCAGTTCCAGCAGGTAGAGGCCGGGCCCAGGGTGCCCTCCGCTGTGTGCTCAGGGAgtgggcaggagggaggaagaggcccTGCCCCACCTTCACCGTGGCTGTGCCTCGTGTGCCTGACCCCCAGAGCTGGCAGCTCAGCAGTGCGGCTCTGGGCCGCAGCCCAGGGTGGAGCTCAGCCCTCGCCTGGCTCTTCCTTGCAGGCCCTGGGCATGTTCAGCGCAGCCTTGGCCTCGGGGCAGCTGGGCCCCCTCATGTGCCAGTTCGGTCTGCCTGCGGAGGCCGTGGAGGCCGCCAACAAGGGCGGTAAGTGGCTGTGCCTGCACCTCCGGGCCAGAGCCAGAGGCAGGGTCCATTCCTGTCCCCCTGGATTTGCGAAGTGGGGCTGAGGGGGCGAAGGTCACAGCCCTTCTGCCCTTGATCCCACTGCTTTGATCCCCAGTTCTGGGCAAGGGTTAGACGCCACCTTGTGTCTTTAACGTGTTCTAGATGTGGAAGCGTTTGCCAAAGCCATGCAGAACAACGCCAAGCCCGAGCAGAAAGAAGGCGACACAAAGGACAAGAAGGACGAAGAGGAGGACATGAGCCTGGACTGAGCCACGCGCCGTCCTCCGAGGGACTGACTCGGCGCTTGCAGTGCGTTGCACAGCCTCACCTCCCACCCACTGATAATAAAGTCTTTTCTTTTACCCGCCAACGCCTCCTTTCTTTGCCCAAAGGAGTTTTGGCTGGACAGATGCTAGCCTGAGAAGCTGCTGTAGGATCCCAGAGAAACTTACTTGACCTAACGATGGAAAATGGTCACCCCAGGAAGAGTCTGGTGCCTCTGTCCAGGCCAGTTCCAGACCTGTCTTGAGACTCCGTATTTAAGTCAACATTCAGTTACACAgaagttactttttaatttttaaggaggAACCAGTGATTACAAATCTCTCACAATTAAAAATCGGTGGAAGGGCCAAGTATAAAAACATTTtgcagtattttattctttcatttaaaaagatataatttaaacCATCTCCAGAAACAAGATCTGTCACCCATAGAGCCTAGAATCCCAATAAACACCTATGAGGTGAGCACAAAGGGCAGTGAGAGGAGTCACCTGCAAGGGCCTAACCAGAGGCCAGGGTTGGCAGTGCCCTAGGCGGCTGGGCAGCCACTGGCCCCCACTGCCCCGTGGACCTCTGCAGAGCGAGTTATGGTGACGGGGGCCCGGTTCACTGTCAGCCGCCTCATGCAGCCACGGTAGGCGGGGGGCCAGGGCTGCATGGCCGTGGGCTCTGGGGGCGCAGGGAAGATGGAGGAAGGCTGGTTGGAGGGCAGCTTGGGACCCACAGCCCCTTCCCAGACATATGTCCCCCACCCAGCCTCTGTCTTGTTCCACACcacaggagggtgggaggggggtgggTTACCCAGCCTCTAGTCCTGAGGGGCAGCTTCCCCACGCTTGATCAAGGCTGCACTCACCAGGCAGGCCCCCGAGGTGCAGAGGGGCTGGGGCACCAGCCGCAGCCGCCAGCGAGGGGCCCACGGTGTGGTTGCTCTGTGCGTCCACCTCTAGCCGGAGCACGTTCCCGCCTTTCATCACTGTGGGAGAAGGTGGACTCCTGAGGCCAGGTAGTCCCTAGCCAGGCCTCTCTCCAGCCCTGAAAGAAGCTGCCCCACCCAGAGTCCCGCTTGACTCCCTCTCTGCagaagggtgggggtgggagtggcaGAGTGCCCTGGCCACAGGAGGGGCCTCACCTGCCAGCCGGTGCCACTGGCCGTCACACAGCACTGAGGGGCGGGTCACTGATGTGGAGAACTCCCCTGCTCCATCGTCCGCCCGCAGCAGGACCTGGCGGGGTAGGAAGGGAGGGTCAGGGCATGCCCCCAAGGTCACCAGAATGGAGAGGCAAACCCAGCCCCGGTGTGCCACCCCTGCCAGGCTTACTTGCTTCTCAGTCACCTGCAGCTGCAAATAGGGGGGTGTCCGGGCCTGGCCCAAGTGGAAGATCAGGCCGGTGACTGCCAGGGGCCGCACCTCCAGTTCCAGGCCCACGTCAGGCAGTGTAGCTCCTGGGAGGTCTGCAGGGAGAGGTTGTGATAGAGAAGGAAGGGGGGGCCCCTCCCCAGAACCTCCCGGAGCCCGCTGCCCTGCCCTGCTGGGGCCTGGGATGCCAGCACCCACAGACCTAAAGTGATAACTCCCCCGCTGCCTGGGAAGAACAGGCCCGCCTCCAGGGGGCCCGAGATGCAGGGTGTGACCCCTGCCATCCGTGTGGGGGCCCCCAGGGGCCTCCCGtgcagcctcagtctcttcaCACAGCCGCTAAACCCGACGGTCACCTATAGGGAGCAGACGGGGCAGGGATCAGGGCCCAGGGCAGCTGAAAGGGGTGAACAGTGGGTGGGGAGTGAGGGCCGGGGCAAGATGGTTCTCACCGGAAGTTTGGAGCTGTGGTTGCTGGCCGGGAGGCCCCCCACAAAGAgggtgtggggctgggggtgCTCTGCCCCCTGGTGCTGCCAGCGTGGCCCCTCCTGGCTCCAGGCCCGGGCCCCGTCCGTCACCAGCAGGATCCGGTTCTTCTCCCAGCGCACGGAGACCTGGGGGCAGGAGGCGGGTCAGGGTAGGGCCGCCAGGCCCTGCCCACCTTCCTTCTTCTTGGCCCATACCTTGTGCCAGTGGCCAGGCCAGGAGCGCTGGCGGCTCTGGGCGCGGAGCCGAGTCCCAAGGCCTTCCATCTGTGCGACGAAGTGTCCATTGCTCAGGAAGAGTGCCAGGGAGGGGCTGCTGGGCCTCAGGCTCGCAGCGAAGAGCAGGAGGCCTCGGGGGCTTCGCGGGAGGACGCGCATGGAGAGGCTGGGCCTAGAAGCGGAGCTGGCGTCAGCCTGCGCGGCCCCTCTCAGCCCACCCCAGCTGTATCTGGCCTTACCAGTTTCTATGTGGGGCCAGGATGCCCACAAACTCCAGGTGACTGGACAGGGAACCCCCAAACTGGTAGGTGTCTCGGGTGGTCCTGAGGTGTGGGGGCAGCATGCAGGCGGGATCCTGGGTGGGCTGACGACTGCGGCGGGAAGCCTGGGGGCATGGATGGTGAATGCAGGCGCTGCCCGCGCGGGGGCCACCCTTCCAGCCACACCAGCTCTGCCCGCTCACCCCTGGGGCGCCCACCTTCCGGGCGGTGGTCCGCAGTCCTCTAGGCCCCAGGTCCACGGTCTGGGCTTGCAGGGTGGGTGCACAGCCCGTGCTCACGTTCACGCTGCCCAGGTTCTGCTGCAGGTCGAATACGCGCTGTGGGCCCAGGAGCCTGTGCAGGGCGGACAGGCGGTCAGCACTGCAGAAGGCCAGCTGGGGCCTTGCCCCCCAGTGCCCACCGGGCTCACCGCCGCACGAAGATGTTGCTTATGCAGCCACTGAAGTGAAAGGTGTCAGGCTCAGGCAGGCCTCCCAGGAGGAGACTCGGGGGCCCCTCAGGCTGCGGCTGGGGCTCTGAGGGTGGTCCCCGGTGGGGCTTCATCTGCTGGAGCTGGTCGTCGACATAGAGCCAGACCCTGGGGGGCGGAAGGCCGGAGGTTCGGTTCTTCCGtaccctgcccacccccacctcagAGGAGACAG
This is a stretch of genomic DNA from Papio anubis isolate 15944 chromosome 16, Panubis1.0, whole genome shotgun sequence. It encodes these proteins:
- the ADRM1 gene encoding proteasomal ubiquitin receptor ADRM1 isoform X1, yielding MTTSGALFPSLVPGSRGASNKYLVEFRAGKMSLKGTTVTPDKRKGLVYIQQTDDSLIHFCWKDRTSGNVEDDLIIFPDDCEFKRVPQCPSGRVYVLKFKAGSKRLFFWMQEPKTDQDEEHCRKVNEYLNNPPMPGALGASGSSGHELSALGGEGGLQSLLGNMSHSQLMQLIGPAGLGGLGGLGALTGPGLASLLGSSGPPGSSSSSSGALCLRSSRSQSAAVTPSSTTSSTRATPAPSAPAAASATSPSPAPSSGNGASTAASPTQPIQLSDLQSILATMNVPAGPAGGQQVDLASVLTPEIMAPILANADVQERLLPYLPSGESLPQTAEEIQNTLTSPQFQQALGMFSAALASGQLGPLMCQFGLPAEAVEAANKGDVEAFAKAMQNNAKPEQKEGDTKDKKDEEEDMSLD
- the ADRM1 gene encoding proteasomal ubiquitin receptor ADRM1 isoform X2; the encoded protein is MTTSGALFPSLVPGSRGASNKYLVEFRAGKMSLKGTTVTPDKRKGLVYIQQTDDSLIHFCWKDRTSGNVEDDLIIFPDDCEFKRVPQCPSGRVYVLKFKAGSKRLFFWMQEPKTDQDEEHCRKVNEYLNNPPMPGALGASGSSGHELSALGGEGGLQSLLGNMSHSQLMQLIGPAGLGGLGGLGALTGPGLASLLGSSGPPGSSSSSSSRSQSAAVTPSSTTSSTRATPAPSAPAAASATSPSPAPSSGNGASTAASPTQPIQLSDLQSILATMNVPAGPAGGQQVDLASVLTPEIMAPILANADVQERLLPYLPSGESLPQTAEEIQNTLTSPQFQQALGMFSAALASGQLGPLMCQFGLPAEAVEAANKGDVEAFAKAMQNNAKPEQKEGDTKDKKDEEEDMSLD
- the ADRM1 gene encoding proteasomal ubiquitin receptor ADRM1 isoform X3, which produces MTTSGALFPSLVPGSRGASNKYLVEFRAGKMSLKGTTVTPDKRKGLVYIQQTDDSLIHFCWKDRTSGNVEDDLIIFPDDCEFKRVPQCPSGRVYVLKFKAGSKRLFFWMQEPKTDQDEEHCRKVNEYLNNPPMPGALGASGSSGHELSALGGEGGLQSLLGNMSHSQLMQLIGPAGLGGLGGLGALTGPGLASLLGSSGPPGSSSSSSGALCLRSSRSQSAAVTPSSTTSSTRATPAPSAPAAASATSPSPAPSSGNGASTAASPTQPIQLSDLQSILATMNVPAGPAGGQQVDLASVLTPEIMAPILANADVQERLLPYLPSGESLPQTAEEIQNTLTSPQFQQMWKRLPKPCRTTPSPSRKKATQRTRRTKRRT
- the ADRM1 gene encoding proteasomal ubiquitin receptor ADRM1 isoform X4 — encoded protein: MTTSGALFPSLVPGSRGASNKYLVEFRAGKMSLKGTTVTPDKRKGLVYIQQTDDSLIHFCWKDRTSGNVEDDLIIFPDDCEFKRVPQCPSGRVYVLKFKAGSKRLFFWMQEPKTDQDEEHCRKVNEYLNNPPMPGALGASGSSGHELSALGGEGGLQSLLGNMSHSQLMQLIGPAGLGGLGGLGALTGPGLASLLGSSGPPGSSSSSSSRSQSAAVTPSSTTSSTRATPAPSAPAAASATSPSPAPSSGNGASTAASPTQPIQLSDLQSILATMNVPAGPAGGQQVDLASVLTPEIMAPILANADVQERLLPYLPSGESLPQTAEEIQNTLTSPQFQQMWKRLPKPCRTTPSPSRKKATQRTRRTKRRT
- the ADRM1 gene encoding proteasomal ubiquitin receptor ADRM1 isoform X6, yielding MARPGFRDDRGVSATDLIIFPDDCEFKRVPQCPSGRVYVLKFKAGSKRLFFWMQEPKTDQDEEHCRKVNEYLNNPPMPGALGASGSSGHELSALGGEGGLQSLLGNMSHSQLMQLIGPAGLGGLGGLGALTGPGLASLLGSSGPPGSSSSSSGALCLRSSRSQSAAVTPSSTTSSTRATPAPSAPAAASATSPSPAPSSGNGASTAASPTQPIQLSDLQSILATMNVPAGPAGGQQVDLASVLTPEIMAPILANADVQERLLPYLPSGESLPQTAEEIQNTLTSPQFQQALGMFSAALASGQLGPLMCQFGLPAEAVEAANKGDVEAFAKAMQNNAKPEQKEGDTKDKKDEEEDMSLD
- the ADRM1 gene encoding proteasomal ubiquitin receptor ADRM1 isoform X5 → MTGASRPLCVLNFPCEDLIIFPDDCEFKRVPQCPSGRVYVLKFKAGSKRLFFWMQEPKTDQDEEHCRKVNEYLNNPPMPGALGASGSSGHELSALGGEGGLQSLLGNMSHSQLMQLIGPAGLGGLGGLGALTGPGLASLLGSSGPPGSSSSSSGALCLRSSRSQSAAVTPSSTTSSTRATPAPSAPAAASATSPSPAPSSGNGASTAASPTQPIQLSDLQSILATMNVPAGPAGGQQVDLASVLTPEIMAPILANADVQERLLPYLPSGESLPQTAEEIQNTLTSPQFQQALGMFSAALASGQLGPLMCQFGLPAEAVEAANKGDVEAFAKAMQNNAKPEQKEGDTKDKKDEEEDMSLD